The following coding sequences are from one Dermacentor silvarum isolate Dsil-2018 chromosome 4, BIME_Dsil_1.4, whole genome shotgun sequence window:
- the LOC119448532 gene encoding uncharacterized protein LOC119448532 — protein MSRYKNCKLLSLASSKVKSKPLPCCLDFTFELAKDNSLQFLDLDITLTDEGSCWMYRPRAHKELVPYESTHSKTVKRAIATMCLESALKKSCCHKAQGSFDEQILKLRKAGFPCSVLSAVSEALLKKVKKERKISTEEGQTFEKKAKPVVIPYSHKVAHNLKHVAVKYKIPVVSSAPRKLATLCRLIGSDNSKKAGCSIKHTNPFVKCEEGVVYCIPLKCGKEYVGQTGRCINDRLREHKLSLKYGYGSNLPLHCKACGNENKQACEARLQDTTILFKSKDSVARELLEANQIRKRGETCVSSPSLNIYTNESVFLDKF, from the coding sequence atgtcaagatataaaaactgcaagctgttatccttggctagttcaaaagtaaaatctaagcctttgccgtgctgtttagattttacttttgaactagccaaggataacagcttgcagtttttagatcttgacataacccttactgacgaaggttcctgctggatgtatcgaccccgtgcccacaaggaattggtgccgtatgagtctacacactccaagactgttaaacgtgcgattgccactatgtgcctcgaatccgcccttaaaaaatcgtgctgtcataaggcacaaggaagctttgacgaacagattttgaaattgaggaaggctggcttcccttgttcggttttaagtgcagtttcggaggcgttattgaaaaaggtgaaaaaagaaagaaaaataagcactgaagaaggtcaaacattcgaaaagaaagccaaaccagtggtgattccgtattctcacaaagtggcgcacaatcttaaacacgtcgccgtgaaatacaaaattcctgtggtttcttccgcaccccgaaaacttgctactttgtgccgcctgattggttctgataactctaagaaagcagggtgttccattaaacatacgaatccttttgtgaagtgtgaggaaggagttgtatactgtataccactgaagtgtgggaaagagtacgtcggccaaactggccgatgtattaatgatcgcctgcgggagcataagctttcattgaaatatggttatggctcaaacctgcctcttcattgcaaggcctgcggcaatgaaaataaacaagcatgtgaagcaaggcttcaagatactacaatcttgtttaaaagtaaagactctgtggcacgtgaattgttggaggccaaccagattaggaagagaggggaaacatgtgtcagctccccgtctctgaatatatacacaaatgaaagtgtgtttttagataagttttag